Proteins encoded in a region of the Planococcus citri chromosome 1, ihPlaCitr1.1, whole genome shotgun sequence genome:
- the LOC135833115 gene encoding uncharacterized protein LOC135833115: MELPAGCKMMKVQEICHSGFLWSFEFLNYADASENKKKLHFMEEHLKLKLWQRPNFHTNFNENQFVAVEIEKLRRVVRGYVLSVTHDRTGDMYQVFLIDYGSKENVHSRDLRILPDYASVEKLPAQSWRIGLYGVLPVHLELELGGSANKTVGEAWNGKDIKFMEDALSKADVIHFEEVIKHQEYRFGYVHLKRPGTRENTTLQKLLVEEGYAVESEDFNKYIPSIVRRIRTTQDHKSFPTGDPTDKSDSVDGVETPVIASKSDQPQTTDSPSSSSKSAPAAPEISPSSAPSSQIKGRGRGELLQKLKIVKAPPPEPAPMVGRIPMNEIDQFEDSLDSVYHDAISTSKAESSRRDSFSSTEFHTPKNSTPSSSRRQSCSSIEIISDTNQPKIETISLITPPPNDPAILSFSRKRNVETIDLTSSPPTVSLITPSPSPHSNLADDSCSENSPQSGSVEKPARGRAAILKAAISSMSNESQSPKSDISDRNLSEKLSRLLKIDSTPKPGSSRGRGALKDRIISDSSCSSRKSSIDSTASAEPTPVKPSSIDFANDIVPLNTVPVTSVPEEQIVDEVAQDDMFCEEEDFNEKLITQIMVVGDEGACRFKPKFAINDFDLHPDVKKRAGQLRLTDLIRSQRYMIPAMLTRRNVTLVGPSRGGKTVSCLIALFSLLKEKKFYKALPVGPGPRAIILCPYSSQCENIERICNELNKSVASISSTQLPERDVLKLNVAYGCGKEAEKDKLNELTQGYDIVICTPSCLLRLLQTPEMMNFKRLCHLVLDDADTLFKSYTDEIIEILQQAYSSGKICENGLVLPQRVIISREWIPMIKQWVQKDVTEQRGILLMASYSEAAVFCNVKAMLRRIDDEDKKRNDLINYLHIEAPQKSTVVVFNNVEEMNEVYTWIKSKCMRPLFKVGYSLGSAEDIVANWKRSSDEQQYPIICCTDNTLHDLNIYMANSLIHYNLPTKERGYFTERFSVLLHRLAGPPEFYTPGKMPSTFSKTDTLIYVGPNDHLQFPTVIKLMEKLRMKIPEELKITAKELLQARELEKDGNKLCENYKKFGQCSNERVCPSRHYFSKLYDEPASDIPREGRVKMQILQVYSASHYCARLLEHSDAQEKKWTLIKPPIHPGVLNAKMNMYFSNREKRAMHLCQNVGEVAAIETTTDMFKRVQVLELVMDEKFDELRTVKVKFIDDGRIDDVRPSVLVKLPPEFADVPSTTVDIFLCNVLPVDRDVEWGDIITHKVRERILMMQDSEDVDFIGEIKLVSGRDVWVDPLRCDKVYDRRKDIITIVSSMCRDLLNKRVAVENPNHLPKLLSMYQEAGLLELPKATIQSTTEPSVVQNNAASTSLPSESEKPSCQPNSIVEALNESSSSDSTVIQDPLNDTEDDNVNDTEDDDENDIVPKTVPYESEEEWPLEDEPQTPAAPIQSKPEANSKPKLRNESDSEFDQYDYDTDSMPENGLQEEFDYYFKPDDLDDLVEVLYPGFKQMKISANKEKFSKPSIAAAAHEPEVPTIGQIANSCVPQQPIYAYEPEDSTKYILKPRTEWYQDATHVYMNIALNVDEYVIRLTANSIYFRAVYNERIYEFDEKLYTTIEDENSKHYKSSVMIAVKMEKVIKLNNWPRIFKNKFTSGWIKRSVHILDEDLEVPDMCWDQKLNTGLALKTPEIPDDFKYISNYDTNVTIYPEGYEELHLDSDEDSDGVGNDEQDPDE; the protein is encoded by the exons ATGGAACTACCCGCAGGATGCAAGATGATGAAAGTCCAAGAGATATGCCATAGCGGCTTTCTTTGGAGTTTCGAATTTCTAAACTACGCGGACGCGTCAGAGAATAAGAAGAAGCTACATTTTATGGAAGAACACCTGAAGTTGAAATTATGGCAGAGACCTAACTTCCACactaatttcaatgaaaatcag TTTGTAGCGGTCGAAATAGAGAAATTACGTAGAGTGGTTCGAGGATACGTGCTTTCCGTCACCCATGATAGAACAGGGGACATGTACCAAGTGTTCCTGATCGACTACGGCAGCAAAGAGAATGTCCACTCTCGAGATTTAAGGATACTGCCTGATTACGctagtgttgaaaaattacctgcTCAGTCGTGGAGAATCGGCTTGTACGGAGTTCTACCAGTTCATTTAGAATTGGAACTAGGAGGATCTGCGAATAAAAC AGTTGGAGAAGCTTGGAACGGTAAAGATATCAAGTTCATGGAAGATGCGCTGTCGAAAGCCGATGTAATCCATTTCGAAGAAGTCATCAAACATCAAGAATATCGATTTGGATACGTTCATTTGAAACGTCCTGGTACTCGAGAAAACACTACTCTACAAAAGTTACTCGTTGAAGAAGGTTACGCGGTTGAATCTGAAGATTTTAATAAAT ATATTCCTTCAATTGTGAGACGTATACGAACAACTCAAGACCACAAGTCTTTTCCAACCGGTGATCCG accGATAAAAGTGATTCTGTCGATGGAGTGGAAACTCCAGTAATTGCAAGTAAATCCGATCAGCCTCAAACAACTGATTCGCCGTCGTCGAGTTCCAAATCAGCACCCGCAGCTCCTGAAATATCTCCTAGCTCGGCACCCTCGTCTCAGATCAAGGGAAGGGGTAGAGGTGAACTTCTACAGAAATTGAAGATCGTGAAGGCTCCTCCGCCTGAACCTGCTCCGATGGTTGGAAGAATTCCGATGAATGAAATCGATCAATTCGAAGATTCTCTCGATTCGGTTTACCACGACGCGATTAGTACATCGAAGGCAGAATCATCTCGAAGAGATTCGTTTAGCTCAACCGAGTTTCACACTCCGAAAAACAGTACACCGTCTTCATCCAGACGCCAGTCATGTAGTTCGATTGAAATAATATCCGATACGAATCAGcctaaaattgaaaccatttcttTAATTACACCTCCTCCGAATGATCCTGCGATATTATCTTTCTCTCGTAAACGAAACGTTGAGACTATTGATTTAACCTCATCACCGCCGACTGTATCTCTAATCACACCGTCGCCTTCTCCGCACAGTAACCTCGCTGATGATAGCTGCTCAGAAAATTCACCTCAATCGGGATCAGTTGAAAAACCAGCAAGAGGACGGGCTGCTATATTAAAAGCTGCGATATCATCGATGTCAAATGAATCCCAGTCCCCAAAAAGTGATATTTCTGATCGcaatttgagtgaaaaattatctcgTCTTCTGAAAATAGATAGTACACCGAAACCAGGGAGTTCTCGTGGTCGAGGCGCGTTGAAAGATCGTATAATCAGTGATTCGTCGTGCTCGAGTAGAAAAAGCTCCATCGATAGCACAGCATCGGCTGAACCAACGCCAGTTAAACCATCTTCTATCGATTTCGCCAATGACATCGTCCCGCTGAATACGGTGCCTGTGACATCAGTTCCCGAAGAACAAATAGTGGATGAAGTCGCTCAAGACGATATGTTTTGCGAAGAAGAAGATTTCAACGAgaaattaattactcaaataATGGTCGTGGGTGATGAGGGAGCTTGCCGTTTCAAGCCTAAATTCGCTATCAATGATTTTGATCTTCACCCCGATGTTAAAAAA CGTGCTGGTCAGTTACGTCTCACTGATTTAATTCGTAGTCAACGATACATGATTCCTGCGATGCTAACTAGAAGAAACGTAACGTTAGTCGGTCCTTCAAGAGGAGGTAAAACCGTATCGTGTTTAATCGCATTGTTTTCCCTTTTGAAAGAGAAGAAGTTCTACAAAGCG CTGCCTGTCGGACCTGGTCCACGAGCCATAATATTGTGTCCGTATTCGTCTcaatgtgaaaatattgaacGTATATGTAACGAACTTAACAAATCTGTTGCGTCAATTTCAAGTACACAACTGCCAGAAAGAGATGTTTTGAAACTGAACGTAGCTTATGGATGTGGTAAAGAAGCGGAAAAAGATAAATTG aatgaattAACTCAAGGATACGATATCGTCATATGCACTCCTTCGTGTTTATTAAGACTTCTGCAGACACCAGagatgatgaatttcaaaagaTTATGTCATTTGGTGTTAGATGACGCTGATACGTTGTTTAAATCTTACACAGATgag atcatcGAAATCTTACAACAAGCCTACAGCTCTGGTAAAATATGCGAAAACGGTTTAGTTCTGCCCCAACGTGTGATAATTTCTCGAGAATGGATTCCGATGATCAAACAGTGGGTACAAAAAGACGTCACCGAGCAACGAGGTATCCTGTTGATGGCTTCGTATTCCGAAGCAGCTGTTTTTTGCAACGTTAAGGCTATGCTTAGACGAATCGATGACGAAGATAAGAAACGAAACGATTTGATAA ATTACTTGCATATCGAAGCTCCGCAGAAATCCACTGTCGTAGTGTTCAATAACGTCGAAGAAATGAACGAAGTTTACACGTGGATAAAATCGAAATGCATGCGACCTTTGTTCAAAGTTGGGTATAGTCTTGGCAGTGCTGAAG ATATCGTCGCCAATTGGAAAAGATCATCGGATGAGCAGCAGTACCCGATTATATGTTGCACCGATAATACTCTCCATGATTTGAATATTTACATGGCTAATTCCTTGATCCACTACAATTTACCTACTAAAGAACGAGGATACTTCACCGAAAGATTCAGCGTGTTATTGCATAGGTTGGCTGGTCCACCGGAATTC TACACACCTGGTAAAATGCCTTCGACGTTCTCAAAAACAGACACGTTGATTTATGTCGGACCCAACGACCATTTACAATTCCCTACCGTGAtcaaattaatggaaaaattacGTATGAAAATTCccgaagaattgaaaattaccgCGAAA GAACTACTTCAAGCCAGAGAGTTGGAAAAAGATGGTAATAAGTTATGCGAAAATTACAAGAAGTTTGGACAATGCTCGAATGAAAGAGTATGCCCAAGTAgacattatttttcgaaattgtacgACGAACCAGCTTCGGATATCCCTCG CGAAGGACGCGTTAAAATGCAAATTCTGCAAGTATATAGTGCGAGTCACTATTGTGCCAGGTTATTGGAACATAGTGATGCACAGGAGAAGAAATGGACTCTTATAAAACCTCCGATCCATCCGGGAGTGTTGAATGCGAAAATGAATATGTATTTTTCCAATCGTGAAAAAAG agCGATGCATCTTTGTCAAAATGTCGGTGAAGTGGCGGCGATTGAAACGACCACCGATATGTTCAAAAGAGTTCAAGTACTAGAGTTGGTAATGGATGAAAAATTCGATGAATTGAGAACCGTCAAAGTTAAATTTATTGATGACGGAAGGATCGACGATGTTCGG CCATCTGTGTTGGTTAAACTCCCTCCAGAATTCGCGGATGTTCCATCGACCACAGTTGATATATTTCTTTGCAACGTTTTACCGGTGGATCGAGATGTTGAATGGGGTGACATAATCACCCACAAGGTGCGAGAACGAATACTGATGATGCAAGATAGCGAAGATGTCGATTTCATCGGcgag attaaaTTAGTATCCGGTCGAGATGTATGGGTTGATCCGTTAAGATGCGATAAAGTATACGACAGACGTAAAGATATAATTACTATCGTATCTTCAATGTGCAGAGATCTGCTGAACAAGAGGGTGGCTGTCGAAAACCCCAACCATTTGCCGAAGCTTTTATCAATGTATCAAGAAGCTGGTCTTCTCGAACTCCCTAAAGCCACTATTCAATCGACTACCGAACCTTCTGTCGTTCAGAATAACGCTGCTTCTACATCCCTTCCTAGTGAATCGGAAAAACCTTCTTGCCAACCGAACTCTATCGTCGAAGCCCTTAACGAATCTAGTTCATCCGATTCCACCGTAATCCAGGATCCGTTGAACGATACGGAGGATGACAACGTGAACGATACCGAGGATGACGACGAGAACGATATCGTTCCTAAGACAGTGCCCTACGAATCAGAAGAAGAATGGCCACTCGAAGACGAACCGCAAACGCCTGCGGCGCCCATCCAAAGCAAGCCTGAGGCAAATTCTAAGCctaaattgagaaatgaaagtGATTCCGAGTTCGATCAGTACGATTACGATACCGATTCCATG CCGGAGAATGGATTGCAAGAGGAATTTGATTACTATTTTAAACCCGATGATTTGGATGATTTAGTTGAAGTTTTATATCCTGGTTTCAAACAG ATGAAAATTTCGGCGAATAAGGAGAAATTTTCGAAGCCTAGTATAGCTGCTGCTGCGCACGAACCCGAAGTGCCTACAATAGGACAGATAGCCAATTCTTGTGTTCCGCAGCAGCCTATTTATGCTTATGAACCAGAAGATTCGActaaatatattttaaaaccGAGAACGGAGTGGTACCAGGACGCAACTCACGTCTACATGAATATTGCGCTCAACGTTGACGAATATGTTATTCGATTAACTGCTAATAGTATATATTTTAG GGCTGTCTACAATGAAAGAATTTacgaattcgatgaaaaattatacacgACTATAGAAGACGAAAATTCCAAGCACTACAAAAGTAGTGTAATGATAGctgtaaaaatggaaaaagtcataaaac TGAATAATTGGCCAAGAatcttcaaaaacaaatttacttCAGGATGGATCAAACGTAGTGTTCATATTTTGGACGAGGACTTGGAGGTACCTGATATGTGCTGGGATCAAAAACTTAATACTGGTTTAGCTC ttaaaactCCTGAAATACCGGACGATTTTAAGTATATTAGTAACTACGACACCAATGTTACGATATACCCCGAAGGTTATGAAGAATTGCACCTTGACTCAGACGAAGATTCCGACGGAGTTGGGAATGATGAACAAGATCCAGACGAATAA